In a single window of the Neoarius graeffei isolate fNeoGra1 chromosome 28, fNeoGra1.pri, whole genome shotgun sequence genome:
- the alkbh4 gene encoding alpha-ketoglutarate-dependent dioxygenase alkB homolog 4, with protein MAARQQTANCGCKGIRTCLKCEANENKRHLLNKKDSVRYDFTYDPESKLAVPDGGNIQQAFPFPGVFLWENFISEDEETELVAKMDQEVWKESQSGRCKQDFGPKVNFKKRRIRLGGFSGLPATSHKLVDRMTREPLLADFHPVEQCNLEYCPERGSAIDPHLDDSWLWGERLVTLNLLSDTVITMSLDQGWGDMDRGEVRVAVNMPRRSLFVLYGEARHRWKHAIRREHVHDRRVCSTFRELTAEFLHGGQQEKLGSELLDVASSFKGVPL; from the exons ATGGCTGCCAGGCAGCAGACAGCTAACTGTGGCTGTAAAGGCATCCGAACGTGTCTGAAATGTGAGGCAAATGAGAACAAGCGACATCTGCTGAATAAGAAAGACTCG GTACGTTATGATTTTACCTACGATCCGGAATCAAAACTGGCAGTGCCAGATGGCGGTAACATTCAGCAGGCTTTTCCATTCCCTGGTGTGTTCCTCTGGGAGAACTTTATCTCTGAGGATGAGGAAACAGAGCTGGTTGCAAAAATGGACCAAGAAGTCTGGAAAGAGTCTCAGTCTGGTCGGTGTAAACAG GACTTTGGACCGAAGGTAAACTTCAAAAAGCGCCGTATACGCCTTGGGGGATTCAGTGGCCTGCCTGCAACCAGTCATAAGCTTGTGGACAGAATGACCAGAGAGCCACTGCTGGCTGATTTCCACCCGGTAGAGCAGTGCAACCTGGAGTACTGCCCCGAACGCGGCTCTGCCATCGACCCTCATCTGGATGACAGCTGGCTGTGGGGGGAGCGCCTGGTGACTCTCAATCTCCTCTCTGACACCGTGATCACCATGAGCTTAGACCAGGGCTGGGGGGACATGGACCGAGGCGAGGTCAGGGTGGCTGTAAATATGCCTCGGCGGTCTTTATTTGTGCTGTACGGTGAGGCGCGCCACCGGTGGAAACACGCCATTCGCCGGGAACACGTTCACGACAGGAGAGTGTGCAGTACCTTCAGAGAGCTGACTGCTGAGTTTCTGCATGGTGGACAGCAGGAGAAGCTGGGATCAGAGCTGCTGGATGTAGCGTCGAGTTTTAAAGGTGTTCCTTTGTAG